One Neoarius graeffei isolate fNeoGra1 chromosome 19, fNeoGra1.pri, whole genome shotgun sequence genomic region harbors:
- the LOC132867654 gene encoding uncharacterized protein LOC132867654 produces the protein MKMLLLALILLTLSGVLTQDKSRWSVKYPDNPICAVRGFSVSIPCSYYNDPTSNPNIQVTQKLWCSLNSNTDVCLNPPYVYDSSSNTNSDFEYAGDDKSNCTLLIHNLQFSYSGKYRFRFITANPNDRWTGVPGATLQVADLKVSLIRLSGNGTLKQGDSLNLTCDVNCTHSSSQFMWSKNNEPLNTSGPVLHFPALTVRDSGNYTCTWKTNEASGSETISLHVEGENPKNPKNPENPNQWLIWIIVSVTVGMIFIISVIVGAVIYIRRRKCKAPEENGQESGEKTQTKPQLNQVSQDPDEETLKQEEVTYASVQIKPTTKGQVHTEQQQEDDSVIYSTVKKA, from the exons GTGTTCTCACTCAGGACAAAAGTCGTTGGTCTGTGAAATATCCTGATAATCCGATCTGTGCTGTGAGAGGATTCAGTGTCTCCATTCCCTGTAGTTATTATAATGATCCAACATCAAATCCCAATATTCAGGTGACACAAAAGCTTTGGTGCTCACTGAACTCAAACACAGATGTTTGTTTAAACCCTCCGTATGTTTATGACAGCTCATCAAACACCAACTCAGACTTTGAGTACGCTGGAGACGACAAATCAAACTGCACTTTATTAATCCACAATCTACAGTTCAGTTATTCTGGAAAGTACAGATTCAGATttataactgctaatcctaatgaCAGATGGACAGGTGTTCCTGGAGCGACTCTACAAGTTGCAG ATTTAAAGGTGTCACTAATCAGGCTCAGTGGAAACGGGACCCTTAAACAAGGAGACTCGTTAAATCTGACGTGTGATGTGAACTGCACACACAGTTCCTCACAGTTCATGTGGTCTAAGAACAACGAGCCGTTAAATACATCAGGACCCGTTCTTCACTTTCCTGCTCTAACCGTGAGGGATTCTGGGAATTACACCTGCACTTGGAAAACCAACGAGGCCTCAGGATCTGAAACGATCAGCCTTCACGTCGAGG GTGAAAATCCTAAAAATCCTAAAAATCCTGAAAATCCTAATCAGTGGTTAATCTGGATCATTGTCTCGGTGACAGTTGGAATGATTTTCATCATCTCAGTCATCGTAGGAGCTGTGATTTACATCAGGAG GAGGAAATGTAAAGCTCCAGAAGAAAACGGGCAGGAAagtggagagaaaacacag ACAAAGCCACAGTTAAACCaagtttctcaagatcctgatgaAGAAACGTTGAAGCAAGAGGAAGTAACTTACGCATCTGTCCAAATCAAACCAACAACCAAAGG GCAAGTCCACACTGAGCAGCAGCAGGAGGACGATTCTGTGATCTACAGCACTGTGAAAAAGGCCTGA